ATGATGCATCACTTCCGTTTGCGAGATCGAAGGCACCGACTTATCCCCTCAAGGAGATCGCTTGATTCTGTCCGGTTTGCAGCGCCTCGTGAAACTTGCGCCGGGCGTGCGCCCAGCACGCGGCCAGCGTGATTCCCGGGTTCCTCGCCGCATGGGTGCCGTAAGCGGAGTAGCCGTCGCACTGGAGGATGCCGCGGAAGCCGCAGAGCAGATCCTCCAAGCAAGCGCTGCCCCGGCTGGCGTGCCATTGGAAGAGCACATCCCCGCCGGGACGATGGAGGATCCACAGATAACCCAGGCCGGTCTTGCCGGCTCCGGGAGTCAGATACCGGATTGGAGTCTCGTCGGCCTGTAGGTAGCCGCCATGCAGCAGGCTGTCGTGGATGCGCTGGTAGAGCGGCTTGAGCCAGAAGACGGCAAGCTCCGCCCAGCGGCACATGGTGTTGCGGCCAATCTCCACACCGTGACGGGTGGCGAGGATCTTTTCTTGCCGGTAAAACGGGAGGTGGTCGCAGTATTTCGAGACGAGTACGTGGGCAATGAGCCCCGGTGCGGCGGTGAGGCCGTCTTGCAAGCGCGGCGATAGCTTGGCGGTCACGGGTGCCTCATCGCGGTCCGCTATCTTCACGAAGACAGGCCGCACGAGACGGCGGATGAAGACCTTGCCGGGCTGGTAGTCCAAGCTGTCGCTCCTCTCTTCGCCGATGCGCCGCCAAGCGTCGGGGCAGGCTTTTACCGGCCCGGGCAGGAGCACTTCCTCGACGACGGGCAGATGTTCGGGGATGCGTTCGCGCCGTGGCTTGCGCTCAGTCTTTGCGGCGCTTGATGCGTTGGCCTCCTCCGGTGCGCCGTCTGGTGGCAGGGAAGCCGGGGCTTTTCCCGGCGGCTCGCCAAGCAGCAGTTCGAGCTGTGCCGGGTCGAGCGTCTCGCTGCTCTTGCCGAAGAGCTTGCGCAACACGAGGTCGAGCTTCTGGCGCAGCAACTCGTTCTCGCGCTCAAGAAGCGCGATACGTTCGACAAGTTGCTGCTCCCGCTCCGGTGTAATTCGGATGACGCCATCTACGATGGATGCCGTAGCCGGGGCAAGCCGGATCACTCGCGCTCATACCACGGGCGCATCCGCGCGCCCTTCAGGTCGATTCCGTCCGTGAGCATGGCCAGCGCCTCGGGAGCAAGCTTGAGCTTTCCGTTGCTCCCGTCGGACGGCTTCGGCCAACAAAAGGTGCCCTTCTCGAGCCGCTTGGCGTAAATCCACGTTCCAGTTCCATCCCAGTAAAGCAGCTTGATAAGCGTGCGGGTGCGATTGGTGAAAGCGAAGACAGCGCCGCCTCGTGGATCGTCACCCAGTTGGGAGACGACCAGCGCATGGAGGCTGTCGAAGCTCTTGCGCATGTCGCAGGGCTCCAGAGCTAGGAAGATCCGCAGGCTGCCCGATAACGTCAGCATGACCGCAGGCTGGCAATGGATTGGATCAGCCCGGCGGCAAGCGGCACCTGGTCGGCGGACACGACCTCGAAGCTGACGCCTGAACGCAGAATCACCCGCAGCGGAGGAATGGTCTTCGGAATGGCTTTGCCCTCATCAATCACCACCTCGGCGAAGGCTGGATGCGGAACTGCTGGATCTCCGCTCCCTGGCGCCTGCTCCCGCCGTCGCTTCTGGATCCAAGTTGCGAAGGTGGAATACGACAAGCCGTGCTGCCGGCAGAATGCAATGGCAGATAGGCTGCTCTCATCGAAGGCTTTGAGGATCGCCGCACGTTGCTCCGCCGGGACGAGCAGGCGACCCCGACGGTCGGCACGGATCAGCTTGTCATCCGGGTTGCCAGAATTGGGAGAGGTCATAGATGGCAGATCTACGACCTCGACGAATCCGGAGGGAAGTGGTGCCCCATGGAGCGCTTACGGCACGAGCGCGGAAGCGACGACCGACGAGGACAGCGCTCGACGATCGCAACCGCAGGCGGCACCGCGTGCCCTGACCGACCCGCCCACGCCCGCATGACGATCGTTCAACGGGTCTCTCACCCGTGCGGGCCGCTGAACGGCCATCGCCGCACCCATCGGCCACCCGTTGCCCGCCGCGTGATCGCTGCGGCAGTTTCAAGCCTAACCACGTTAGGGGACAGGCTTCCACTCCAAAAAAGCGCGGTCGAACTGACCGCGCAACGACGAAGACAGTTGCTTCACGCGCCAGCCTAAGAGAGTGCATAAAGGAAAGACTCGCGAGATCACGACAGACTCAAATCATATGCCTCTGGAGATCGCACGTTAGCCGTTAAACGCCACCCATCGCGAAGAAGTTTGAGCGCTTCTTTTCCCACGTAGTAAGACTTCACTTTCTCAAATCGCTTGCGGACTTCTTTCTGAAAGATCGCGAACGCTCGAAGAGACCACTCTGATTCGGAGACTGTTCCGATTTGCCCAGCAATGAGGACATTGCTTTCAAATTGACCACCAGTCTTTATAGCGACGGTATCAAAATTTGTCTTCTGATCGACAAAATCCATCCGTCCGCCATTTCGTTGATCGACGCCTCTAACCTCAATATCAGCATCACCGCGCACACAGAGATATGTTTGATCGCCGTTGGCATTGCCTGAATCAGAAGAGCCTAGTTTTTCTAGTTCCCGATGACTGCCCATGCGGCAAGGAGGGCCGTTCTGAGCACCTCCCCGCACGTAGTAGATTGTCATTTGCTCTTCGACACTCGACAATAAATTGCGCCAGTCATCACCCGCCGCAAACAAGTTAATGGATTTCGCTTTTTGAGCCATTTCGACGGTTCGCGTATATTCAGGGTTTCTTGGGCTTTGGCACCAAGAGAAGGTGATCCCCTGGAGTTTGTGATCGAATACGAGCGGCGTTTGTCGCTTCTCTGGTTGTCGGTGTGACGCCATCGGCTCGAGTATCCACCGTGTTTACTCGGAGTGTTCTGCCGTCCTTGGTCGCCGTTATATCAGGGAACGAAGAGCCGTTACGTGCACCCCCTGGACCGGGCAAATACTCTTCGGGAAGGCGGCCACCGCCGCCTGTGACTTCCCACCCTCGTTTCTCCATTTCGGTCGCGACATCATCAATGTGAGCTCGTGTGGACGGATTGCCAAGACGCCCTCCCCCCTTTGCGGCATTATCTATATATTTGACTCCTTCTACTGCTTCATCTGCATATTTCAGCGCTTTGGCGCCTGTTGCTCCCCACCCTGCGACTGGGACCATTGCCGCGAAAGAAAGGGTCCCATCGACCTTGTTGCCTTCTATAAAGTAGATAATCCCGTTGATCCCATCCGCAACCTCCCCCGCTGCGGGCAAGAGGCCAATGCCATCCAAGAGTCCATGAACAACAGGGGATGCATCTTCCCAAGTAGCAGGGCTCCCACGCAACGTGGGATTGTAACGGATGCAATCGGTCATCTCAGTTCCATTGATCGTCACACGAGCTGGCTCCAAGCCGTTCGGATCGGCAAAAGCAATCGGATTGCCCGCTGCATATTGATACCAGTTGGTGCCTCCTTCGAACCCAATCGGGTCGGCATTGATAAAACGTCGGATCTGTGGATGATAGTAGCGAGCACGCATGTAACACAGGCCGTTGGAGTCGGTTTGAACCCCGGAAGACCCGTGATAGCGGAAGGGCGTGTCAAAGCTCCCCTGACGCCAAGTTTCGCGTCCATAGGGATCATATTCAATCCGATCCACCACTGTAGTTCCGTCGTCAGCCGTCATGGCCACTGTGCTGCCACGGGAATCGTAGTGGTAGGTGATGGTCTGATTGCTTTCCGAAATCTCATAGAGCAATCCCAAGCCATAGATGTACCAGGTCTTTGCTCCACCTGGAGCCTCCCGCACAAGAGCACGGGAAAGCGGCCCGTTTGGATCGATGGTCCATTTGGTTTCACTCGACCCCGAAACAACGGATGACCGATTGCCTGCCGGATCGTATGAATAGGTAAGGCCCCCAGCAGCGGCAAGGCGGTTTCTAGTATCGTAGCCGAAGGGAGAACTCGCTACTCCCCCCAACGGGCCAGTCGTCATGTTTCCGTCGCTGTCGTGAACGACTGCGGTTCCATTGAAGTTTGAAAGCCGGTCATCATCATCATAAACCGCATTGAAAGGTGATGCGGCGACCGCATGTCTACTGGGGAACAGAGTTTCGCGATCCCTGCGGCCACCTCCGTCATAGCGGTTATACGAGAAAAAGAGAGGTTGCCCGGAGGAAGATATTTCGCTTACCCCCGTTAGTTGCGAAACGGCGTCGTAGCTGTAACGCCGCTCGGTTTCGTTCGCCCGCTCCCCGCGAATGAGCCGTCCGGCAATATCGTAGAAATACCGTGTAACTCTACCATTCCAGTCGGTGACGGATTCCAGACGATTGAGAGAATTCCAGGTGTAGAAAACACTCCCCTTGCCGTCCGGATAGATCAGCTCCTTAAGATTACCGTTACCATCGTATCGATATCCTATCGTCTTAGTGCGAACATCGGTAAAGGAGCGCATTCGGTTGCGTTCATCGTAAGTATAGCTGACTTGCTTGGCACCCTCCTTGAGAGATTTGATGTTGCCTTGCCTGTCTCGGGCATGAATCAGGGTGGCGACCACGGTTGCCCCTTGCATATGCACTGTCTGCTTCACCAGACCGAGACCATCATAGGTGAATTCAGTCTTATCGCTGGAGGGCTCTCGAATATATTCGATTTGTCCGTTGACAGTCCATCCTTTAGTCCGCTCCTTCAGAAGCGGAGTTTTTAGGCTCTGCGGGCGGCCGTTTTCGTCGTAGGCAAAATCGAAAACCTTTCCTCGATTGTTGGTGTAAGTATCCTTAGTTCCATTCGCGTCAAAAAGCGTCGTGCTCTCGTGGGTAAGCGCGTTTCTAGTCTGATCGAGTTCGCCGCGCCAAGTGTAACGGAAGAACGTGCTCTTGTTCCGAAAATCAACGCTCTCCTCCAGTCTTCCATTTTCATCAAAGATGTCCACGGCGGTTCTGCCAAGAGCGTCGGTAGTCGAAGTGAGGCGACCTGCCAGATCGTAAGAGAAGGTCGTCTGTCGACCATAAGGATCTTTAGACCATTCGCGCCTGTCCGCGGAATCATATTTATGCCTGATGACCGCGGTTCCAGCATCCGTAGAAGGAAACTTCGTAGACAGTAACTTTCCGGTCTGGCTTATTTCGGTTTCAAGCCAGTTACCATTGCCATCCTTGCGTCGATAAGCATTCCCCGCATCGTCGTACTGGATCTCCGTGGTGTGGCTCGCGCCATCGACCGCGGCTAAAGTGACAATTTCGGCTTGCCGCCTTTCATTGTAGGTGATTGTTGTTTTATTACCGTTCCGGTCTGTGTGTTCCAGAAGATTGCCGCGCTCGTCGAAGAGAAATGTCTCAATGGGCACCACTGTCACGCCATCGACAACAATGGATGGATATTCAATCATTCGAGGATGACCAAAGCCATCGTAATTTAAATACCAAGTGATCTTGTTCGTACCATTCTTCACAGTGGCGAGCGAGCCGTCCGGGTAATAGGTGTTGGTCTGAACCAACTGGTTCTTGCGATCGGTAATGGTCTCGAGCTGATGCTTAGAAGTATAGGTGTAAATTATCTTTTTCCCTTTGTAGTCGGAGTCCTTCCAAAGTCGTTTCTGCGAGTCATACTCCCTCGTGGCACTATACAAGGAATTGGGATCGCTCGCGTTTCGCTTCGGAAGGAGCACCATCGTCAGATCGTGGTCGGCGTTGTAGGTATACCTCGTGGGCCGATAAGAAGACGGCGCGCTATTCCCGGGCTCTGCGAATTCAACTATCCTGTTCTGTCCGTCAAAATAGCTGTAACTCTCGTTTCCGAGCGCGTCGAAGACACTCTCGCAGCGCCCGTAACGATCATAGACGTAAGTGGTCTCGCCCCCCTGCGGGCTCCGCTCGATGTTCCTGTAGCCCGATATGAAAATCTTGAAGCTCTTTTCCGGGTCACCGTTAAGGTGCTGCTCGAAAACCCTTCCTTGCTCGTCATAGAAATTGGCAACGATCGTTCTCCCAAGTCCATCGACCAGCGAAGAGATACGATCCTGGTCGTAGCCATAATAGAAATTCTTGCCTTCAGGATCTGTCGCAGTAGTCAGATTGTTTCCCGTGTAAGAGAAGGCGACCTCGCGACTCAGGGTTCCTGCGGTTTCCGTAACCGAATTGATCCTGCCATCCACCCAATCGAGATCTAACAGCCTTCCATAGTGGTCGCTGACCTTGTCCAAAACCGTTCTTGGCGAACCGCTCACCGTGATGGTGCCGTAGGTGAAAGTGGCGGTTGCACCATGCTGGTCCACCGTCGAAGTGAGTTTGCCTTCGATATCGAAATTGTGGGTGTTTCCATGGCGTTCTGCTAGTAGCAGCGTTCCTCCTGGTCCGGATGAAAGAGACATTGTGATGCCCGCAGGGGGAACAAAGGTTCCATCCGGCATTCTGACGAATTCTAGGGTGGGCCCTCCTATATTGATAGAAATGCCGTTGTCCCGCATCTGGTCGACACCCCACCCAGCCGTCAACGCGGTGACAGCCCAATCCTTCGCATTCGCTTTATT
This portion of the Luteolibacter luteus genome encodes:
- a CDS encoding RHS repeat-associated core domain-containing protein → MKLRNFFAFLSAAIFAASAVRAEPGAWKSADESTRSAIAGKIFQGNYPEPVPPLEGGGVGVMSFAPSEATEITPEIQALARGLKKDAWSILQYCSDRIRHEAYWGSKKGATLTLLEGSGNSFDTAALMVALLREAGYQDVKFRYGMRIFSEQELEDWLGLISPLSDDGAPYPDSTDAEIRQKFGLPSDYPLSDEVLFTLHKIDFLILRGYPYLAPSGGDFKVPHVWVTFKDAQGTVREVDPSFKFLERYSFEIPSPSTFGYNRTTFLNNLGGSLTDSGRQISGIGVTTANGLNDQLSSFTNQFRTWLRTNHQGSSTDDFINRGYPYPIRGPITAHYLSAGSDYDAASTAIPVTSWNEIPSLWETKIKFTFGQAYNGSTKTFGVFYDEVEIPTNALGGRKLSLSYSGNSVNFRIDEESLAAFTATPTTIQMKVAVNHPGGEIDESGAFVDLGWMDDEEVKTYVRDGNAAYAIIYGFDPSAEHLRKSQERLDKYRKSGLGDGDWQVKTESLNVMGLNWMAQTRLVDNIVCTRTLVLPLSNHSFGRVSQEGAFYIDVGLKSSAFLSYSARKSTKLLKFHVNNYFGSALEHGILEQTQGPSLDALSTVRVIQLANAQSVPLHLANSSNWTSVRNLLDDAGNGWPVTALDKIASQITGAVNTDNAATVLVPRRGNIGMMATPATDKWRGYGYALNSNLNSGYYISGGYADGSYSGGYSNSNSASVSSNSITRYGSSEPGYYSMQAFLNGTSSDHTTIPRWAVIDPVDIASGAFLFENTDLQVGGPSPRGLSFHRSYNSNRADDSSTGLGNGWTHNLHVRATRRSAARAAMGDSALAQMAATYVAVSVALDVYANKANAKDWAVTALTAGWGVDQMRDNGISINIGGPTLEFVRMPDGTFVPPAGITMSLSSGPGGTLLLAERHGNTHNFDIEGKLTSTVDQHGATATFTYGTITVSGSPRTVLDKVSDHYGRLLDLDWVDGRINSVTETAGTLSREVAFSYTGNNLTTATDPEGKNFYYGYDQDRISSLVDGLGRTIVANFYDEQGRVFEQHLNGDPEKSFKIFISGYRNIERSPQGGETTYVYDRYGRCESVFDALGNESYSYFDGQNRIVEFAEPGNSAPSSYRPTRYTYNADHDLTMVLLPKRNASDPNSLYSATREYDSQKRLWKDSDYKGKKIIYTYTSKHQLETITDRKNQLVQTNTYYPDGSLATVKNGTNKITWYLNYDGFGHPRMIEYPSIVVDGVTVVPIETFLFDERGNLLEHTDRNGNKTTITYNERRQAEIVTLAAVDGASHTTEIQYDDAGNAYRRKDGNGNWLETEISQTGKLLSTKFPSTDAGTAVIRHKYDSADRREWSKDPYGRQTTFSYDLAGRLTSTTDALGRTAVDIFDENGRLEESVDFRNKSTFFRYTWRGELDQTRNALTHESTTLFDANGTKDTYTNNRGKVFDFAYDENGRPQSLKTPLLKERTKGWTVNGQIEYIREPSSDKTEFTYDGLGLVKQTVHMQGATVVATLIHARDRQGNIKSLKEGAKQVSYTYDERNRMRSFTDVRTKTIGYRYDGNGNLKELIYPDGKGSVFYTWNSLNRLESVTDWNGRVTRYFYDIAGRLIRGERANETERRYSYDAVSQLTGVSEISSSGQPLFFSYNRYDGGGRRDRETLFPSRHAVAASPFNAVYDDDDRLSNFNGTAVVHDSDGNMTTGPLGGVASSPFGYDTRNRLAAAGGLTYSYDPAGNRSSVVSGSSETKWTIDPNGPLSRALVREAPGGAKTWYIYGLGLLYEISESNQTITYHYDSRGSTVAMTADDGTTVVDRIEYDPYGRETWRQGSFDTPFRYHGSSGVQTDSNGLCYMRARYYHPQIRRFINADPIGFEGGTNWYQYAAGNPIAFADPNGLEPARVTINGTEMTDCIRYNPTLRGSPATWEDASPVVHGLLDGIGLLPAAGEVADGINGIIYFIEGNKVDGTLSFAAMVPVAGWGATGAKALKYADEAVEGVKYIDNAAKGGGRLGNPSTRAHIDDVATEMEKRGWEVTGGGGRLPEEYLPGPGGARNGSSFPDITATKDGRTLRVNTVDTRADGVTPTTREATNAARIRSQTPGDHLLLVPKPKKP
- the tnpA gene encoding IS66 family insertion sequence element accessory protein TnpA; amino-acid sequence: MTSPNSGNPDDKLIRADRRGRLLVPAEQRAAILKAFDESSLSAIAFCRQHGLSYSTFATWIQKRRREQAPGSGDPAVPHPAFAEVVIDEGKAIPKTIPPLRVILRSGVSFEVVSADQVPLAAGLIQSIASLRSC
- the tnpC gene encoding IS66 family transposase encodes the protein MIRLAPATASIVDGVIRITPEREQQLVERIALLERENELLRQKLDLVLRKLFGKSSETLDPAQLELLLGEPPGKAPASLPPDGAPEEANASSAAKTERKPRRERIPEHLPVVEEVLLPGPVKACPDAWRRIGEERSDSLDYQPGKVFIRRLVRPVFVKIADRDEAPVTAKLSPRLQDGLTAAPGLIAHVLVSKYCDHLPFYRQEKILATRHGVEIGRNTMCRWAELAVFWLKPLYQRIHDSLLHGGYLQADETPIRYLTPGAGKTGLGYLWILHRPGGDVLFQWHASRGSACLEDLLCGFRGILQCDGYSAYGTHAARNPGITLAACWAHARRKFHEALQTGQNQAISLRG
- the tnpB gene encoding IS66 family insertion sequence element accessory protein TnpB (TnpB, as the term is used for proteins encoded by IS66 family insertion elements, is considered an accessory protein, since TnpC, encoded by a neighboring gene, is a DDE family transposase.), whose product is MLTLSGSLRIFLALEPCDMRKSFDSLHALVVSQLGDDPRGGAVFAFTNRTRTLIKLLYWDGTGTWIYAKRLEKGTFCWPKPSDGSNGKLKLAPEALAMLTDGIDLKGARMRPWYERE